A window from Plectropomus leopardus isolate mb chromosome 3, YSFRI_Pleo_2.0, whole genome shotgun sequence encodes these proteins:
- the hsd11b1la gene encoding hydroxysteroid 11-beta-dehydrogenase 1-like protein yields MGTFTKIIFTSVCVAFLAVKWTAPSFDAGSLRGARVMVTGASTGIGEQIAYHYARFGAQIVITARREKVLQQVVEKCLSLGAEKAFYVAADMSSESDPDKTVDFALEKLGGLDYLVLNHIGPSPFSMWEGDVEHTKWLMKVNFFSYIQMTWKALASLEQSKGSLVVVSSLLGKMPSPFVAPYTSTKFALNGFFGALGHELAMKKSNVSVSVCTLGLIDTESAMEKVRGVTRVPAYPATDAALNIIKTGATRQQELFYPWFTQILTLTKDWFPSMTNYAIQNSYIYSP; encoded by the exons ATGGGAACTTTcacaaaaatcatatttactAGTGTATGTGTGGCTTTCCTGGCTGTCAAGTGGACTGCACCAAGCTTTGATGCAG GGTCTCTCAGAGGTGCCAGGGTAATGGTGACTGGGGCCAGTACTGGTATTGGTGAGCAGATAGCATATCACTATGCTCGCTTTGGTGCCCAGATAGTAATTACAGCAAGGAGGGAGAAAGTGTTACAGCAG GTGGTAGAGAAGTGCCTAAGTTTGGGAGCCGAGAAAGCTTTCTACGTAGCAGCAGACATGTCCAGTGAGTCCGATCCCGACAAAACTGTAGATTTTGCTCTGGAAAAGCTCGGAGGGTTGGATTACCTGGTTCTCAACCACATCGGCCCGAGTCCCTTCAGCATGTGGGAGGGAGACGTGGAGCACACCAAGTGGCTGATGAAG GTCAATTTCTTCAGTTACATTCAGATGACTTGGAAAGCTCTGGCCTCCCTAGAGCAAAGTAAAGGATCACTGGTGGTTGTTTCTTCACTTTTAG GTAAAATGCCCAGTCCCTTCGTGGCACCCTATACCTCAACAAAATTTGCCTTGAATGGTTTCTTTGGGGCCCTTGGACATGAGCTGGCTATGAAGAAGAGCAATGTGTCCGTCTCTGTATGCACACTGGGGCTCATTGATACTGAATCAGCTATGGAGAAAGTCAG GGGAGTCACTCGTGTGCCAGCCTACCCTGCCACAGACGCAGCCTTGAACATCATCAAAACAGGAGCTACGAGACAGCAGGAGCTCTTCTACCCTTGGTTCACCCAAATTTTGACTCTGACTAAAGACTGGTTCCCCTCCATGACAAACTATGCCATCCAGAACTCCTACATCTACAGCCCCTGA